In a genomic window of Lonchura striata isolate bLonStr1 chromosome 4, bLonStr1.mat, whole genome shotgun sequence:
- the FGFBP2 gene encoding fibroblast growth factor-binding protein 2 encodes MKSFALLFLVVICGMGGLGQKLKPKKRSNGEEIKFRTKTKDVCTITMRGDDEEMKLRIECKSQGMSYWCEFTGKPSVCRAFRNNPKIYWNQIAAELRKIPHACESMEVLKTTMCQKAPPEALMRQIAAGVEPEDLADQEKLVQKASIPMREAGQSSDPTQHGQGSENETEAMKLAREHCWESLHGVCSYIIGILRG; translated from the coding sequence ATGAAGAGTTTTGCTCTCCTTTTCCTAGTTGTGATCTGTGGCATGGGAGGACTGGGACAGAAGCTGAAGCCAAAGAAAAGAAGCAATGGTGAAGAAATCAAATTTCGGACTAAAACCAAAGATGTTTGCACAATAACCATGAGGGGTGATGATGAGGAGATGAAACTTAGAATTGAATGCAAAAGCCAAGGCATGTCCTACTGGTGTGAATTCACTGGCAAGCCATCAGTCTGTCGTGCTTTCAGAAACAATCCAAAGATTTACTGGAATCAGATCGCCGCAGAACTCAGAAAGATCCCGCACGCTTGCGAATCCATGGAAGTGTTGAAGACCACCATGTGCCAAAAGGCTCCCCCGGAGGCTCTCATGAGGCAAATAGCAGCTGGTGTGGAGCCAGAAGATCTAGCAGATCAGGAAAAATTGGTCCAGAAAGCTTCCATTCCTATGAGGGAAGCAGGGCAAAGCTCTGACCCAACCCAACATGGTCAAGGGtctgaaaatgaaacagaagCGATGAAACTGGCACGGGAACATTGCTGGGAATCTCTGCATGGTGTCTGCTCCTACATCATTGGCATCCTTAGGGGTTAA